Genomic segment of Sinorhizobium meliloti:
CAGGCTGAAGGTCTCGGGTGTCGGGATCGCCAGGGGCTCCCGGAAGATCGCGTTGCGGCTCTTGAACGAGTTTACGATCGTCAGGAACACCGGAAAGAGTGCAACGAGCGTATAGGCGATCAGGGCCGCGTGAACGGCGCCCATGCGCACGAAGGAGGCGCGTGCTTTCGACATCTTCTATCCTCCTTAGAACTGATAGCGCCGCATGCGGCGCTGTATGCCGAAGAGATAGAGCGCGACGCCGGCGAGAATGATCAGGAACATGATTGCGGCGATCGTCGCGCCCATCGAACGGTCGCCGAGCTGAAGCTGGAAACCGAAGAAGGTGCGATAGAGCAGGGTGCCCAGGATGTCGGTCGACTTGTCCGGGCCGGCCAGCGCGCCCTGCACCGTATAGATCAGGTCGAAGGCGTTGAAATTGCCGACGAAGGTGAGGATCGACACGATGCCGATGGCAGGCAGGATCAGCGGAAGCTTGATCTTCCAGAACTGACTCCAGCCGGTGACGCCGTCGAGCTCCGCCGCCTCGGTCACCTCGTCTGGAATGTTGAGGAGCGCCGCATAGATCAGCATCATCGGGATGCCGATATATTGCCAGACGGAAATGAGCGAAACGGCGATAAGCGCGGTGTCGGGCTTGCCGAGCCAGGGCCCGAACAGCGATCGCAGGCCGACCGTGTCGAGAAGATAGGGGGCGACGCCCCAGATCGGCGACAGGATCAGCTTCCAGATGAAACCGACGATGACGAAGGAGAGCAGCGTCGGCAGAAAGATCGCCGTGCGGTAGAAGGCGCCGAAGCGCAGCTTCGGGACGGACAGCATGGCGGCGAGCGCGATGCCGATCGGGTTCTGCACGGCCATGTGGATCAGGAAAAAGACGAAATTGTTCTTGAGCGCGTTCCAGAAATCCGCCGCCCAGCGCGGGTCGCCGAACAGAACCTTGAAATTGCCCAGGCCCACGAAGGTCAACTGGCCGTCAACCGTGTTGTAGAAGGACTGGCGCAGCGTCTCGAAGAGCGGAAGGATCATCACCGCCGTGTAGACGACGAGCGCCGGCAGCAGAAAGACGAGGATGTGCCAGCGCCGCGGGCGCCTGATCTCGGTGACGTCGGTCGTGATTTCACGTGGGTTCATCGGCCTCTGGCCCGTTCTCAAACCGGCTGGCCATAAGGGCGCAGCCTCGATTTCTTTCGAAATGCGGCGCAGCTTCCTGCCTTGCACCGTGCTTCCGTCTGGCGTCCCGGGGTCGCGGAGAGCCGGCAAGCCGCTTCGATCCGCCCGTCACAGGCGCGGCGCCGTAGCGCCGGTGCCCGAGCAATCCATGACGCCGTCCCGCATGCGATACGTTTGCACATGTCGGGGAGGGTGCGCAGACGGCGTCCACGCACCCCGTTTCGGTCTTACTTTACCGGCTTGAACCAGCTGTCGAGACCGTCCTGGAGCTTCTTGGCCGCCGCCTCCGGCGTGTCCGTGCCGTTGATGACATTGGCCGACATGACCCAGGTTTCGTTCTCGAGGTTAGGGGTTCCGCGCGAAAGGATCTGATAGGTCGAGCGGATGGTCGGCTTGCATTTCTCCCGCCAGGAGACGAATTCCTGAGCGAGCGGATCGGACATCTTCACCGCCGTCGAATTCAGGCTGAAGAAGCCGGGCAGGGCGTTCGCATAGATTTCCGCGAACTCCGGCGAGGCGACCCAGGTGAGGAAGGTCTTGGCGGCATCCGCATTCTTGCTCTTGGCATTGAGTCCGATGCCGATGTCGTTGTGGTCGGAGATATAGCAGGTATCGCCCGCCTTCTTCACCGGGGGCGGAAAGGCGCCCATCTTGAATTCGGCCTGTGTGTTGAAGCCGGAGATTTCCCAGGAGCCGGCCGGGTAGATTGCCGCCCGGCCGAGCGTGAAGAGGTTCTGGCTGTCCGGATAGGTCTGTGCCTCGAAGCCGTCGCCGAGATAATCCTTCCACTTCGCCAGCACGCGGAAAGGCTCGACCCACGGCTCGTCGGTCAGTTTCTGCTCGCCTTTCAGCAGAGCCAGACGGCCTTCCTCGCCCTTCCAGTAGTTCGGGCCGATGTTCTGGTAGCCCATCGTGGCGGCTTCCCAGAGGTCCTTGGTGCCCATCGCCATCGGGATGTAGTTGCCGTCCGCCTTGATCTTTTCGAGGACCGCGAAGAACTCCTCCTCGGTCGTCGGAACGGAAAGGCCGAGCTGGTCGAAGGCATCCTTGTTGTAGATGAAGCCGTGAATGACGGAAGCCATCGGCACGCAGAACGTCGCCTTGCCGTCGTCGGTCGTCCACGCGGATTTGGCGACGTCGGAGAAATTCTCCATGCCGGGAAGACCGGTCAGGTCGGCAAGATGCTTCTTGTTGTAGAGTTCGAGCGAGGCGTCGAAGGGACGGCAGGTGATCAGGTCACCCGCGGAACCGGCGTCGAGCTTGGCGTTGAGGGCGGCGTTGTATTCGGTGGGGGCCGAGGGCGCGAATACCACCTTGATGCCCGGGTTCTTCGCCTCGAAGGCGGGGATCAGCTTTTCCTGCCAGATCGCCAGGTCGTCATTGCGCCAGCTTTCGATCGTCAGCGTTGCGTCCTGGGCTTGGGCAAGCCCGGCCGAGCCGAGAATGCTCGATGCGAGCAGCAAGCCTTTCATTGTTGTGCGGGTCATGCAGTTTCTCCCCTTTAGGCGCGTGTCGCGCGGTTTTGAATTCCCAGTTTATCTCTCACGCCCCGACGATGGCGATCGCCCGGCGCAAATTCTGATCGGCGCGCTCGAGCGCGTCTTCGGCATGGGCGACGTCCCTCGCTCCGGATGCGAGCAGGATCGCCAGCTTGACCGACCCGGCGGCAAGGCCGAGAAGCCTGTCCGCCTCGGCGGCGCCGATGCCGGTTATGTCCGAGACGATCCGGATCGCCCGGCCGCGCAGCTTGATGTTGTCGGCACGCAGATTGACCATGTGACCATCGAGCACGTGGCCGAGATGGATGCCGACCATGGTCGAGAGCATGTTGAAAGCGATCTTCTGAGCCGTCCCGGCGCCCATGCGCGTCGAGCCGGACACGACTTCCGGAGGCGTCTCCAGGAGGATGGAGACGTCGGCGTTCAGAAGGAGCGGTGCGCCGGCATTGTTGGCCATGCCGATGACGCAGGCGCCGCGTTGCCCGGCCTCGTCGGCAGCGGCGATCGCATAGGGCGTGGAACCGCTGGCGGAAACCGAAATGAGGCAGTCGCCCGCCCCGATTCCGGCGTTGCGCACATCGGCGCGCGCGAGCTCCATGTCGTCCTCATAGCCGCCGGCAAGATCGGTGAGGCTTTCGGCGCCGCCGGCAATGAGAATGACGATCTGCTCCCGAGCTATGCCGTAGGTGCCCGGCAGTTCGAGGGCGTCCGCCATCGCCATCAACCCGGAGCTTCCTGCGCCGGCATAGGCAAGCCGGCCGCCCGAGGCAAGGCTGTCCGCCGCAAGGCGGGCCGCGGCGGAAATCGGCTCGATCGCCTGTTCCACCGACCTTGCCGCCTCCTGCTGACCGGCCGCGAGCAAGCGAAGGGCCAGCTCCGGACGCATGACGTCCAGGCCCTTGGCATTGTCGCGGCGCTCTTCGGTCTTGGCTGGCGGCATGGCATCGTCCTCCTCTTCTGGAATTAATGCCAAAAAAATACCACTTGTCTAGGAGAAATTTAACTTTTACCGCAAGAAACCACTGAAAAAAGAAATAAATCCATAATTTTCAAAGAAATAGGCTGGGGAATGATCTGTAGTCAGAAATCTCGCTTGGTTAATGGTATTTTTTTGGTATCTTGTGGTGACGGAGGTGCCCATGGCGTTTTACCTGATCGGAATTGATGGCGGCGGAACGAGCTGCCGCGCGGCTGTGGCAGCCCTCGACGGCCGCATTCTCGGCCGCGGCAAGGCGGGCGCCGCGAACATCCTTACCGATCCGGAAACGGCGCTGCAGAACATAACCGATGCGGCGCGCAACGCCTTCGGGGATGCGGGCCTCGACCAGGCCGCAATTGCGGCATCGCGCGCTATCGTCGGCGTCGCCGGCCACAATGTGGGCGATGCCGTTCATTACGTGAAGAGGCGGCTTCCCTTTGCTCAGGCCGATATCGAGTCCGACGGGCTGATCGCGCTGCAGGGCGCTCTCGGCGACGGGGACGGGGCCGTCGCGATACTCGGGACGGGCACGATCTATATCGCGCGCCGGGGCGATGAGATCAGCTATGTCGGCGGCTGGGGCTTCACTATCGGAGATCACGGCAGCGGCGCACGCATCGGTCACGCACTGCTGCAGGAGAGCCTGCTCGCCTATGACGGCATACATGAAGGCTCGCGCGTGACCGATGCCGTGCTTGCCGAGTTCAACCACGACCCGCGCGACATCGTCGATTTCGCACGCCTCGCCAAGCCCGGCGAGTTCGGCCGCTATGCGCCGCGCGTCTTCGAATATGCCGAGCGCGGCGACCCTGTGGCAGTCAGCCTGTTGGAGGCTGCCGCCGCGACGGTGGACGAGGCGCTCGACGTGGTGGTTTCGAGGGGAAGCGAGAAGCTGTGCCTCCTCGGAGGATTGGCGCCGCTTTATCGCCGCTGGCTCGCCGACCGGCATCAGCCGCGCTTCGTCGAGGCGCAGGCCGATGCTTTGACCGGCGCCGTCGCGCTGGCGGCGGCCCGTTTCGGCTCCCATTCCGGGGTATCGGCATGAACCAGCAGCTCGCCGCCATTCTGCCGCTCGAAACCCTGCAGTCGGGGG
This window contains:
- a CDS encoding ABC transporter substrate-binding protein, whose amino-acid sequence is MTRTTMKGLLLASSILGSAGLAQAQDATLTIESWRNDDLAIWQEKLIPAFEAKNPGIKVVFAPSAPTEYNAALNAKLDAGSAGDLITCRPFDASLELYNKKHLADLTGLPGMENFSDVAKSAWTTDDGKATFCVPMASVIHGFIYNKDAFDQLGLSVPTTEEEFFAVLEKIKADGNYIPMAMGTKDLWEAATMGYQNIGPNYWKGEEGRLALLKGEQKLTDEPWVEPFRVLAKWKDYLGDGFEAQTYPDSQNLFTLGRAAIYPAGSWEISGFNTQAEFKMGAFPPPVKKAGDTCYISDHNDIGIGLNAKSKNADAAKTFLTWVASPEFAEIYANALPGFFSLNSTAVKMSDPLAQEFVSWREKCKPTIRSTYQILSRGTPNLENETWVMSANVINGTDTPEAAAKKLQDGLDSWFKPVK
- a CDS encoding carbohydrate ABC transporter permease, with product MNPREITTDVTEIRRPRRWHILVFLLPALVVYTAVMILPLFETLRQSFYNTVDGQLTFVGLGNFKVLFGDPRWAADFWNALKNNFVFFLIHMAVQNPIGIALAAMLSVPKLRFGAFYRTAIFLPTLLSFVIVGFIWKLILSPIWGVAPYLLDTVGLRSLFGPWLGKPDTALIAVSLISVWQYIGIPMMLIYAALLNIPDEVTEAAELDGVTGWSQFWKIKLPLILPAIGIVSILTFVGNFNAFDLIYTVQGALAGPDKSTDILGTLLYRTFFGFQLQLGDRSMGATIAAIMFLIILAGVALYLFGIQRRMRRYQF
- a CDS encoding N-acetylglucosamine kinase — encoded protein: MAFYLIGIDGGGTSCRAAVAALDGRILGRGKAGAANILTDPETALQNITDAARNAFGDAGLDQAAIAASRAIVGVAGHNVGDAVHYVKRRLPFAQADIESDGLIALQGALGDGDGAVAILGTGTIYIARRGDEISYVGGWGFTIGDHGSGARIGHALLQESLLAYDGIHEGSRVTDAVLAEFNHDPRDIVDFARLAKPGEFGRYAPRVFEYAERGDPVAVSLLEAAAATVDEALDVVVSRGSEKLCLLGGLAPLYRRWLADRHQPRFVEAQADALTGAVALAAARFGSHSGVSA
- a CDS encoding N-acetylmuramic acid 6-phosphate etherase translates to MPPAKTEERRDNAKGLDVMRPELALRLLAAGQQEAARSVEQAIEPISAAARLAADSLASGGRLAYAGAGSSGLMAMADALELPGTYGIAREQIVILIAGGAESLTDLAGGYEDDMELARADVRNAGIGAGDCLISVSASGSTPYAIAAADEAGQRGACVIGMANNAGAPLLLNADVSILLETPPEVVSGSTRMGAGTAQKIAFNMLSTMVGIHLGHVLDGHMVNLRADNIKLRGRAIRIVSDITGIGAAEADRLLGLAAGSVKLAILLASGARDVAHAEDALERADQNLRRAIAIVGA